The DNA segment GTGGCTTCGGCACCGTTTACAAAGGCACATGCAAACCTCACCGGATTAATGTATCCTCACATTTTTCCCCCATCCAATGGTCTGTCTGCTCATTTGTCGACGCTTCCACGGTGCAGGAAATCTTCGTGATGGTCGCACGGTGGCCATCAAGCGACTGTACGAGCACAACTGCAGGCGAGTGGAGCAGTTCATGACGGAGGTCCGCATACTCTCCTCCCTCCGACACCCAAACCTCGTTACCTTGTACGGCTGCACCTCCCGTCGCAGCCGAGAGCTCCTCCTCGTGTACGAGTACGTGCCCAACGGCACTGTTGCAGACCACCTCCACGGTCCCCGTGCAGGCGAGGCAGGCCTCCCGTGGGCCACGAGGATGAGCATCGCGATCGAGACGGCTGATGCGCTCAGCTATCTCCACGCCGTCACGCCCCAAATCATACACCGGGATGTCAAGACCAACAACATCTTGCTCGACAACAGCTTCCACGTCAAAGTCGCCGACTTCGGACTCTCCCGGCTCTTCCCCGTCAACGCCACCCACGTATCTACCGCGCCACAGGGCACGCCCGGCTACGTCGACCCCGAGTACCATCGGTGCTACCAGCTCACCGACAAGAGCGACGTCTACAGCTTCGGGGTGGTGTTGGTGGAGATCATAGCGTCGAAGCCGGCCGTCGACATCAGCAGGCGGCGGCACGAGATCAATCTCGCTGACATGGCCATCGCCAAGATCCAAAACGACGAGCTGGATCAGCTGGTAGATCCGAATCTGTGGTGTCAGTCGAACTGCGAGATGATAAGACAGGTGGCCGAGGTAGCGTTCAGCTGCTTGCAAGCGGACGGCGACATGCGGCCTACCATGAAAGAGGTTGTGGAGGCACTGCGAGGGATAGAGGACGCTAAGGGCGTGGAAGCTGATGCCATGGTGGAGGAAGACGACTACTTGCTGAAGGAACGGCCGGCATATCCAATAATAATTCTCAGTCAAAGTAGGTCAACTACATCATTATCCAATAATAATTCTCAGTCAAAGTAGGCTCGAGAATCATCTTATCAAGTAAAGATCCGTCCGTGGCCTGTGCTAAACGTACTCCTCCTCGGCTGTACCTGCAAGCAGGAAAAGACATTAATATCCTACATATCATAATAATCGTGCCTTGATTCCATGTGGATTTACGGTTACCGTTGAGCTCTACCTATGATGCGGACGAGTGTGCTACGTCAATGATGCTACTCGCATCGTGTCCTGGTCAAGTTTTGCAAAGTCAATCGCTATGCTACGTGTCAGATAACTAGAGAGCCAGGTGGATGGTAAAAATATTAGGGCCACCAATTGGGTGCACGGAACTGCATCCTTCGTCCCCAAAAAAACGCGTAAACCCATCGCCCCCATTAAGGTTTACGCGTAATCCATCCAATGCCCTATCAAAAACGGCTCTTGTTGTATGACGTATCCTATTCCTTTCTCCACACAAGAGGAAGAGACCATGTCgagcgccgaaagctcgtcgccgccttcgccctcgccctcgctctcgccctcgccctcgcctTCGGCCTCCACCGGTCTTCACCGCATGGACGACCTGCGGAAGGTCTTCGCGCGCTACGATGCCGACGGCGACGGCAGGATCTCCGCCTCCGAGCTCGCCGACGTCCTCCGCTCCTTCGGGTCCGACGCGTCCCCCGCGGAGGTCCGCGGCATGATCGCCGAGATGGACGCCGACGGCGACGGCTTCGTCGACCTCCAGGAGTTCGCCGacttccaccgccgccgccgccgcgacgACGGCGCCGAGGAGCGGGAGTTGCGGGAGGCGTTCGACGTGTACGATCTCGACCGCAACGGGCTGATCTCCGCGGAGGAGCTCCACCGCGTGCTGAGGCTCCTCGGGGAGAAGTGCTCCGTCAAGGACTGTTCCCGGATGATTCGGTCCTTCGACGACGACGGCGACGGCAGCGTCAACTTCGAGGAGTTCAAGAAGATGATGACCAACGGCGGTGTTGGCGGGCGCAAGTCCTCCACGTCCGGTCGCGGCGGCCCATCAAGTTCCGCCGCCTGATCCGAGATACAGGGCTGCTGGGATTAACGAAATCTGACGGAGTAGGTTAGGGTTTAGTAGTATCTCATCCTATGTGTTGGATCGAAGTTGCGTTTCTTCGCAAGAATTGTTTCTAAATATCTGATTCGGTTTCACTGTTGATTTGCCTGTGGGAATAATTAGCGTTGGCACAATAGATTGCGCGACGGATGAAGAAATTGAGGTGGGAGATTTCAAACTGCCTAACAAATTGAGGTAGAAATGTTATGAAGAAATTAATTA comes from the Musa acuminata AAA Group cultivar baxijiao chromosome BXJ1-10, Cavendish_Baxijiao_AAA, whole genome shotgun sequence genome and includes:
- the LOC103969820 gene encoding LEAF RUST 10 DISEASE-RESISTANCE LOCUS RECEPTOR-LIKE PROTEIN KINASE-like 1.2 isoform X3; amino-acid sequence: MDFWWSGEKSMLAGNAVLATDGAVMTMHRRHSCVSARTDGTVPGIASSHGHQSQAFIKGFKFTSQRARKTRKKMDQLDSPKCVQRNLEDNPSDPFTGSKSNRRTVTAGAACVGVAGLVVVSLLGLLFFRREMWKRLISSVPLHRTASSGSTSEQDPEFGGERYVTQVFKYEELQKATGGFSSSNQLGDGGFGTVYKGNLRDGRTVAIKRLYEHNCRRVEQFMTEVRILSSLRHPNLVTLYGCTSRRSRELLLVYEYVPNGTVADHLHGPRAGEAGLPWATRMSIAIETADALSYLHAVTPQIIHRDVKTNNILLDNSFHVKVADFGLSRLFPVNATHVSTAPQGTPGYVDPEYHRCYQLTDKSDVYSFGVVLVEIIASKPAVDISRRRHEINLADMAIAKIQNDELDQLVDPNLWCQSNCEMIRQVAEVAFSCLQADGDMRPTMKEVVEALRGIEDAKGVEADAMVEEDDYLLKERPAYPIIILSQSRSTTSLSNNNSQSK
- the LOC103969820 gene encoding LEAF RUST 10 DISEASE-RESISTANCE LOCUS RECEPTOR-LIKE PROTEIN KINASE-like 1.2 isoform X4 codes for the protein MDFWWSGEKSMLAGNAVLATDGAVMTMHRRHSCVSARTDGTVPGIASSHGHQSQAFIKGFKFTSQRARKTRKKMDQLDSPKCVQRNLEDNPSDPFTGSKSNRRTVTGAACVGVAGLVVVSLLGLLFFRREMWKRLISSVPLHRTASSGSTSEQDPEFGGERYVTQVFKYEELQKATGGFSSSNQLGDGGFGTVYKGNLRDGRTVAIKRLYEHNCRRVEQFMTEVRILSSLRHPNLVTLYGCTSRRSRELLLVYEYVPNGTVADHLHGPRAGEAGLPWATRMSIAIETADALSYLHAVTPQIIHRDVKTNNILLDNSFHVKVADFGLSRLFPVNATHVSTAPQGTPGYVDPEYHRCYQLTDKSDVYSFGVVLVEIIASKPAVDISRRRHEINLADMAIAKIQNDELDQLVDPNLWCQSNCEMIRQVAEVAFSCLQADGDMRPTMKEVVEALRGIEDAKGVEADAMVEEDDYLLKERPAYPIIILSQSRSTTSLSNNNSQSK
- the LOC103968709 gene encoding probable calcium-binding protein CML18, with protein sequence MTYPIPFSTQEEETMSSAESSSPPSPSPSLSPSPSPSASTGLHRMDDLRKVFARYDADGDGRISASELADVLRSFGSDASPAEVRGMIAEMDADGDGFVDLQEFADFHRRRRRDDGAEERELREAFDVYDLDRNGLISAEELHRVLRLLGEKCSVKDCSRMIRSFDDDGDGSVNFEEFKKMMTNGGVGGRKSSTSGRGGPSSSAA